TGACGGGCACTTGACGGTGCGCCGTCCATAAATCGGGCATAGAACCCAAGAGTTGCGACCCGGGCGAGTCGTTACGAGAGCCGCGAAAGGCGCTTGAGGAGCAGTGCCGACGCCACCGGCCGCGCACCGGCCTTCGCGACGCCGTCCGCGACCTCGCGGTCGGTGGAGACCACGACGACCGGCCGGCCCGGCGGCTCCGCCCGCACCAGCTGACGGATCAACTCGTCCGCCGTGACACCGGGCTTGGAGAAGAGCACCCGCACCCCGCGCGGCGGCGCGAGCAGCACCGGGGCGGCCAGCTCGGCCCCGTCGAAGACGCAGGTGACCTCGGCGCCCGAGCGGGCCGCCAGCGCGGAGAGCCCGCCGAGCAGCCGCAGCCGCTGCTTCTCCAGCGGCATCGTCGGGTAGCCGGTCTTGGTGACGTTGTAGCCGTCGACGACGAGATGCGTCTGCGGCAGCGTCAACAGCTGGTCCAGCAGGGCCGGATCGGTCTCCGACAGCGCGCGGGTCGCGATGTCCTTCGGCGACATCCGCCCCGGCTCCACCGCGTCCACGGTGTCCGCCGGGTGCACCGACACCGGCGGCAGGGCGAGTTCGCGCCGCAGCCCCTGGGCCGCGTCGAGCACCGTGTCGAGCAGCAGCCGCAGTCGCATGTCCTCCACCGAACGCCCCTCGCGGGCCGCCCGGCGGCTCGCCTCCAGCGCCGCCTCGACCTCGCCGAGCCGGGCCTTCAGCCGCCGCGACTCGCTCTCCGCGGCGGACACCTGGGCCGCCGACTCCGCACGGGCGGCCTCGCTCTCGGCCTGCACGCGGCGCAGCGCGGCCTCGCCCCGCTTCACGTCGCTCTGCGCGCTGCGCAGCTTGCGGTGAAGCGATTCGGCTTCCTTGCGGGCGGCCTCCAGGTCGTGCCGGAGCTGCTCGGTCTCGCCGCGGGTCCGTTCGCGGGCGGCGGCCAGCTCCTCGCGGAGCCGCTCCAGCTCGCGCCGGCCCGCCTCGTCGGCGCGTTCGGCGTCGGCCCGCTGGACCTCCTCGCCGGCGGCGGCCACCAGCTTGGCCCAGCCCGGCGGGCGGAGCACGTACGCCGCCGCGGCCACGTCGACGGGGTCGGCGGCGGCGGGCGGGGTGCCGGTCTCGACGGCCCCCGCCAGCTCGGGCCGGGTCTGCCGGAACCGCTCGCCGATCCGCTGCCGGAAGAGCGGATCGCCCTCCAGCGCGGCCGCCATCGCGTTGCCCGCGAACTTGGCGCGCCGGCTGGCGGTGAAGCGGGCGTACTGACGCAGGGGGGCGGGCAGCTCGGCGACGGTCAGGCCGCCGAAGGCGTCGGCGACCAGCGCGATCACCCGCCGCCGTACCCCCTCCGGCAGGGGATGGTCGAGCGTCTCGGCAGCGTCACCCGCCGCGCCGGCCGGTTCGTCACCGTGCGCGGACTGCTCCACGATCCGTCACCCCTACTGTCGTCGGCGCCGTCCGTCAGGACTCGACGCCCGGCTTGTCCACCAGTTCGATCTGGTCCACCGCGTTGCACCAGCGGCAGCGGACCGACTCGATGGTCTCACTGAGCACCTCGCGCTCCTCGACCTTGGGCTCCCCGGCCAGGTCCAGATGGACGTACTCGACGACCTTGGAGGACCGGGTCACGTCGAAGCGGGTCAGGTTGCCGCAGAGGGTGCAGCGCCAGCGGGTCTCGTCCGTCGGCAGGGGAACCGTCGTCATGGTTGCCGTCCTTCTTCCTGTCGTGGTGTACCAGGTACGGGAGCCGCGGTGCGCCGTCGGACTGCGGTGCTCGATCCCGTAACCCTACGGCCTCACCGGAGGGCGCCCGGCCCGGCGAGGCACTCTGTCCACTTCGTCCCTTCTGGGCCATGATCTGTCCATGATCGACTGGCGAGGCACGGCCCTGGGCGTCCTCCGGGGCATCCGTACCGGACCCGCGGTGACCTACGGACTGATCGCCGCCTGCTGTCTCCTCTTCATTGTCAGCCCGGTCTCCGGACTGAACCCGGCGCACGGCACCGGGGACGAGGTGCTCGCGGCGCAGAGCGCGTACTTCCGGCGGTGGGGGGTGGTGCCGGCCGAGCTCATGCGGGGCGATCCGGACGCCCTGCTCACCCCCTTCACCGCCCTCTTCGTGCACGGCGGCTGGCTCCATCTGCTCGGCAACATGCTCTTCCTGTGGGTCTTCGGGGCGATGGCCGAGGAGCGGATGGGGCACGTCGAGTTCGCCCTCTTCTACCTGGGCACCGGCTACGTGGCCCTGCTCGGGTACGCCATGGCGCACGCGGACAGCGAGCAGACCCTGGTCGGCGCCTCGGGCGCGATCTCCGCGGTGCTCGGGGCCTTCCTCTTCCTCTTCCCCCGCTCCCGGGTGACCAGCCTCTTCCCCTTCCTCTTCTTCCTGCCGCTGCGCTTCCCGGCCTGGGCGGTGCTGGTCTTCTGGTTCACCCTCCAGTGGCTGGCCGCGCGGACCGCGGGCTCGGGCCCCGGGGTCGCCTATCTGGCCCACGTCGTGGGCTTCTCGGTCGGCTTCCTCTACGCCTGGGTGCGGTTCCGGGGTGGGGATAGAGTGAAAACCCCAGCAGCGGCGACCGAGGGAGACAGCCAGCCGTGATCACCGCGATCGTCCTCATCAAGACCAGCGTGGACCGCATCCCCGAGATCGCGGAGTCGATCGCCGCGCTCGACAACGTCAGCGAGGTCTTCTCGGTGACCGGTACGTACGACCTCATCGCGATGGTCCGGGTGCCGCGCCACGACGACCTGGCGGAGGTCATCCCCGGCCGGATCAGCAAGATCCCGGGCGTCGAGGCCACCGACACGCACGTCGCCTTCCGCACCTACTCGCAGCACGACCTGGAGGCGGCCTTCGCCATCGGTCTGGAGTCCTGACACCGGACGCGTGACATGGGTGAAGGGGCCTCCCGGTCGGGAGGCCCCTTCACCCGTACGAGTGAGCGATCAGCCGCGGTCGGGGACGCAGCGGCCGTCCTCGGTGCGGTACTTCCACTGGGCGCCGTCGCGGACGAGCTCCTTCACGGCGCCGACGAACCGCTCGACGTGCTCGTCCGGCGTACCCGCGCCGAAGCTGACCCGGATGGCGTTGAGGGACCGCTCACCGGGGGCGGCCGGCTCGGGCGCGCCGCACTCGCCCGGGTCCTGGGCGTCGGAGCCGAGCAGGGTGCGGACCAGCGGGTGGGCGCAGAAGAGGCCGTCGCGGACGCCGATGCCGTACTCGGCGGAGAGGGCGGCGGCGAAGTGCGAGCTGTTCCAGCCGTCGACGACGAAGGAGATGACGCCGACCCGCGGGGCGTCGTCCCCGAACAGGGAGAGCACCCTCACCTCCGGCACGGCGGCGAGCCCCTCGCGGACCTTCTCGATGAGGTACCGCTCGCGGGCCACGAGGGTGTCGAAGCCGGCCTCGGTGAGCGCCCGGCAGGCGGAGGCGATGGAGTAGACGCCGATGACGTTCGGGGAGCCGGCCTCGTGGCGGGCCGCGGTGGTGTGCCACTCGACGTCCACGCCGCCGTCGGCCCGGCGGGCCACCGTGCGGGAGGCGCCGCCGCCCGCCAGGTAGGGCTCGGCGGCCTGGAGCCAGTCGGCGCGGCCGGCGAGCACGCCGGAGCCGAAGGGCGCGTACAGCTTGTGCCCGGAGAAGGCGACCCAGTCGACGTCCAGGTCCTTCACGGACACCGGGTGGTGGGGGGCGAGCTGGGCGGCGTCGAGGACGATCCGGGCGCCGTGCGCGTGGGCGGCGGCGGCCAGCTCGCGCACCGGCCACAGCTCGCCGGTCACGTTGGAGGCGCCGGTGACGCAGACGAGGGCCGGACCGTGAGGGTCACGGTCGGCGAGCGCCCGCTCCAGCGTCTCGACGGCCTGGGCGGGGGTGCGGGGCGCGTTGAGGTAGGTGACCTGGGCGTCCCGCCAGGGCAGCAGGGAGGCGTGGTGCTCGGTCTCGAAGACGAAGACCTGGCAGTCGGCGGGGACCACCTGGGCGAGCAGGTTGAGCGAGTCGGTGGTGGAGCGGGTGAAGACGACCTGGTCGCCGTCGCGGCAGTCGAGGAAGTCGGCGACGGTGGCGCGGCTCTGCTCGAAGAGGTCGGTGGAGAGCTGGGAGAGGTAGCCGGCGCCGCGGTGGACGCTGCCGTAGTACGGGGCGTAGGCGGCCACGTCGTCCCAGACCCGCTGGAGGGCGGGGGCGCTGGCCGCGTAGTCGAGGGCCGCGTAGGTGACTTCGCCGCCGGTGACGAGCGGGACGGTGACGTCGCGGCCGAGGACGGGCAGCGGGCCGGTGCAGCAGGCGTCGGACTCGGCGGCGGGGGCGGTCTCGACGGCGGTGGCGGCGGCGTTCGGGCGTGCGGGCATGGCGGTTTCTCCCAGGGGGACGGGCGCGAGTGGCGTGAAGGACCCGCAGGGGGCAGCGCGAGACGGCGTACCGCGTACGGGTGTCGACCTCGACGTACGCGACGGAAGGGGCGTACGGAGGTGGGAAAGGGGCCGGAGGCCCTAGCGCATTCGCTTGCTCACGAGACCGCTCCCTCGAGGACCAGGACCCCAGGGATGGCGCAGGGGTCCGCGCTTGCCGAGGACCTTGCTGTCCACGGCCTGGTCTTCACCCGGGGCACCCCGCCACGGACGGAGGGTTGCCGGACAGCCAGCCGGGGCTTGAGGGCTGTCACTCATGACCTGTCGCCGAACGTATGCCACCGCTCGCGGTCCGCGCAACCCCGTCCGCATTCCGGAACGGGGTCGCGCGGACCGCGCGGCGGAACTCAGGCGTTGCTGGCGGCGATCCAGCGGTCGAGGGCCGCGCGGGCGGCGCCGGAGTCGATCGACGCGGCGGCCCGCGCCATCCCGGCCCGCAGCTGCTCCGCGAGGGTGCCCTCGCCGGGCTCCAGGGCGGTGAGCGCCGCCGCCGCGTTGAGCAGCACCGCGTCCCGTACCGGACCGGTCTCGCCGGCCAGCAGCCGGCGGGCGACGTCGGCGTTGTACGAGGCGTCGTCGCCGCGCAGCGCCTCCAGGGGGGCGTAGGCGATCCCGACGTCCTTCGGGTCGAAGACCTCCTCGCGGACGGAGCCGTCGCGGACCACCCAGACCCGGGAGGTGCCGGTGATCGTCAGCTCGTCCAGGCCGTCGTCGCCGCGGAAGACCAGGGCGGAGTTGCCGCGCTCGGCGAACACCCCGGCGACGATCGGCGCCATCCTCGGGTCGGCGACGCCGACGGCCTGCGCCTTCACCCGGGCCGGGTTGGTGAGCGGGCCGAGCACGTTGAAGGTGGTGCGGATGCCGAGCTGGCCGCGGGCGGGCGCGACGTGCCGCAGCGACGGGTGGAACCTCACCGCGAAGCAGATGGTGATGCCGGCCTCCTCGGCGACCTCGGCGACCCGCTGCGGGGTGAGGCCGAGGTTGATGCCGAGCTTCTCCAGGACGTCGGAGGAGCCGGAGGCGGAGGAGGCTGCCCGGTTGCCGTGCTTGACGACCTTGGTGCCGGTGCCGGCGACGACGATCGAGGCCATCGTGGAGATGTTGACGGTCTTGGCGCCGTCGCCGCCGGTGCCGACGATGTCGACGGCCGGGCCCGGCACCTCGATCGT
The Streptomyces roseofulvus genome window above contains:
- a CDS encoding NYN domain-containing protein, encoding MEQSAHGDEPAGAAGDAAETLDHPLPEGVRRRVIALVADAFGGLTVAELPAPLRQYARFTASRRAKFAGNAMAAALEGDPLFRQRIGERFRQTRPELAGAVETGTPPAAADPVDVAAAAYVLRPPGWAKLVAAAGEEVQRADAERADEAGRRELERLREELAAARERTRGETEQLRHDLEAARKEAESLHRKLRSAQSDVKRGEAALRRVQAESEAARAESAAQVSAAESESRRLKARLGEVEAALEASRRAAREGRSVEDMRLRLLLDTVLDAAQGLRRELALPPVSVHPADTVDAVEPGRMSPKDIATRALSETDPALLDQLLTLPQTHLVVDGYNVTKTGYPTMPLEKQRLRLLGGLSALAARSGAEVTCVFDGAELAAPVLLAPPRGVRVLFSKPGVTADELIRQLVRAEPPGRPVVVVSTDREVADGVAKAGARPVASALLLKRLSRLS
- a CDS encoding rhomboid family intramembrane serine protease; its protein translation is MIDWRGTALGVLRGIRTGPAVTYGLIAACCLLFIVSPVSGLNPAHGTGDEVLAAQSAYFRRWGVVPAELMRGDPDALLTPFTALFVHGGWLHLLGNMLFLWVFGAMAEERMGHVEFALFYLGTGYVALLGYAMAHADSEQTLVGASGAISAVLGAFLFLFPRSRVTSLFPFLFFLPLRFPAWAVLVFWFTLQWLAARTAGSGPGVAYLAHVVGFSVGFLYAWVRFRGGDRVKTPAAATEGDSQP
- a CDS encoding Lrp/AsnC family transcriptional regulator; translation: MITAIVLIKTSVDRIPEIAESIAALDNVSEVFSVTGTYDLIAMVRVPRHDDLAEVIPGRISKIPGVEATDTHVAFRTYSQHDLEAAFAIGLES
- a CDS encoding aminotransferase class V-fold PLP-dependent enzyme; translated protein: MPARPNAAATAVETAPAAESDACCTGPLPVLGRDVTVPLVTGGEVTYAALDYAASAPALQRVWDDVAAYAPYYGSVHRGAGYLSQLSTDLFEQSRATVADFLDCRDGDQVVFTRSTTDSLNLLAQVVPADCQVFVFETEHHASLLPWRDAQVTYLNAPRTPAQAVETLERALADRDPHGPALVCVTGASNVTGELWPVRELAAAAHAHGARIVLDAAQLAPHHPVSVKDLDVDWVAFSGHKLYAPFGSGVLAGRADWLQAAEPYLAGGGASRTVARRADGGVDVEWHTTAARHEAGSPNVIGVYSIASACRALTEAGFDTLVARERYLIEKVREGLAAVPEVRVLSLFGDDAPRVGVISFVVDGWNSSHFAAALSAEYGIGVRDGLFCAHPLVRTLLGSDAQDPGECGAPEPAAPGERSLNAIRVSFGAGTPDEHVERFVGAVKELVRDGAQWKYRTEDGRCVPDRG
- the trpD gene encoding anthranilate phosphoribosyltransferase; the encoded protein is MSAATPAGGPPTAGRSWPALLNGLLDGRDLSADDTAWAMDLIMSGEATDAQIAGFMVALRAKGETVEEISGLVRTMYAHANTIEVPGPAVDIVGTGGDGAKTVNISTMASIVVAGTGTKVVKHGNRAASSASGSSDVLEKLGINLGLTPQRVAEVAEEAGITICFAVRFHPSLRHVAPARGQLGIRTTFNVLGPLTNPARVKAQAVGVADPRMAPIVAGVFAERGNSALVFRGDDGLDELTITGTSRVWVVRDGSVREEVFDPKDVGIAYAPLEALRGDDASYNADVARRLLAGETGPVRDAVLLNAAAALTALEPGEGTLAEQLRAGMARAAASIDSGAARAALDRWIAASNA